From a region of the Euwallacea similis isolate ESF13 chromosome 3, ESF131.1, whole genome shotgun sequence genome:
- the LOC136419625 gene encoding uncharacterized protein codes for MFWIVFLAVSLILFFSWTRLKYSYWEKRGIVGPKPIPLLGNIGKHILGRCTLGQAIHESYKKYDGYPFVGLFRSTRPVLLVRDPEFVSKILVKNFKSFRHNELNMPEDSKSLFAQNPFIQRDEKWKKTRQMITPGMTSGKMKNMYVILKVISQNFVKYIENYPRATTDGIETRALTKRLTLDNVAKSAFGIDGKAFESYEDISEFNKLANYFLSPGIMTSLVFVALQIFPNITTLTERLFSNKAEVQLQSILSDIMNYRKKNNIKGNDYLQFLMDQGEQYNWSDHIITSHASTLFIDGYETSSLVLSYMLLSLAQNPEYQQKIRDEIKKSEDENQGELTYEALHELPWLNACLYESLRYTPPVDFMTKLCTESFEYTPTNSSYKNMKVTLFPGDTVILPYAFLMKDDKYFENADKFMPERMFTNTDKSIFFPFGDGPRTCIGQRLGIMQVKLGAASVIKNFELSISPKLQQPIKCYPYHFINEVKGGIWIRYKKIIFVMISVLLATCIVLILLCHKIRSYYWANRNIPGPKPWPIVGNIPEHIFGRKTLGQVLAEIYRKYEGYPFVGIFRAITPCLLVRDPDFVNNILVKDHKSFYNNDFFIDKKNDPLFGQNPFVLRNQEWKDTRQMLTPGFTSGKMKNLFPAVWDVSKAMINFIESHPNAITDGIETKDLSKRFTLDNVARVAFGFQCNSFEDYRRESEFMTLANRVLTPGSLNAILQQLNAIMPFLGQLLSVKLVPKDVEKELSSIVSRIAKHRKENLEQHNDYFQFILQLAKEKHLTNTEVAAHGVTFFFDGYESSAVVLTFLLLNLATHPKYQEKIRQEIKTVEQENEGGITYETLSELKWTDACVYESLRYTPFMDIFVKMCTQTYEYTPDNPEFKKISVKLYPGDRVIIPHSMLMKDEKYFKNPDEFIPERMMERDQISKSIFFPFGNGPRACIGQRFGLMQVKLGVAQIIKHFDISLSPKTKHPHKLVPFHFLNAIQGGTWLRYKKVD; via the exons ATGTTCTGGATCGTATTTTTAGCAGTCagcttaattttattcttctcATGGACTCGACTGAAATATTCCTATTGGGAAAAACGCGGTATAGTAGGTCCAAAGCCAATACCACTATTAGGAAACATTGGAAAACACATACTAGGGAGATGCACTTTGGGCCAAGCCATCCACGAAAGTTACAA aaaatatgaTGGATACCCGTTTGTGGGCCTATTTAGATCGACACGACCCGTCTTGTTGGTGCGAGATCCAGAGTTTGTATCCAAAATATTAGTGAAGAATTTTAAGTCATTCAGACATAATGAGTTGAATATGCCGGAAGATTCCAAATCACTCTTTGCACAAAATCCCTTTATACAGcgagatgaaaaatggaagaaaaccAGGCAAATGATCACTCCTGGAATGACTAGCGGAAAG aTGAAAAACATGTATGTTATTCTTAAAGTCATCAGTCAGAATTTTGTCaagtatattgaaaattacccAAGAGCAACGACAGACGGCATCGAAACAAGAGCGTTGACTAAAAGGTTGACATTGGATAATGTGGCTAAGTCGGCATTCGGAATTGATGGAAAAGCTTTTGAAAGTTATGAAGATATATCGGAGTTTAATAAGTTggcaaattactttttaagtCCAGGGATAATGACATCCTTAGTTTTTGTggctttacaaatttttccgAATATAACAACACTGACCGAAAG gcTTTTTTCGAACAAGGCAGAAGTCCAGTTGCAATCAATCTTGTCCGATATCATGaattatcgaaaaaaaaacaatattaaaggTAAtgattatttgcaatttttgatgGACCAAGGCGAGCAATACAACTGGAGTGACCACATAATCACCAGCCACGCTAGCACCCTCTTCATTGATGGTTATGAAACATCTTCTTTGGTCCTTTCATATATGCTGCTCAGTCTCGCTCAGAACCCGgaatatcaacaaaaaattagaGATGAGATTAAGAAAAGCGAGGACGAAAATCAGGGCGAACTCACATACGAAGCACTCCACGAGTTACCTTGGCTGAATGCTTGCTTATATG aATCTCTTAGATATACACCACCAGTAGATTTCATGACAAAGCTTTGCACAGAATCGTTTGAATACACACCAACAAATTCTTCGTACAAGAATATGAAAGTTACATTATTTCCTGGAGATACAGTTATTCTGCCTTATGCGTTTTTAATGAAAGACGataaatactttgaaaatgcTGACAAATTTATGCCGGAACGGATGTTTACTAATACCgacaaatcaattttctttccatttgGTGACGGTCCTAGAACTTGTATTG gTCAGCGATTGGGAATTATGCAAGTGAAACTAGGTGCGGCTAGTGTGATCAAAAACTTTGAACTTTCTATTAGTCCTAAATTACAGCAACCTATTAAATGTTACCCATACCACTTTATCAACGAAGTAAAGGGAGGAATTTGGATTAGATACAAAAagatta TATTCGTCATGATTTCTGTTTTATTAGCAACTTGCATCGTGTTAATTTTGCTATGCCACAAAATCCGATCTTATTATTGGGCCAATAGAAATATACCGGGTCCAAAACCGTGGCCGATAGTTGGTAACATTCCTGAGCACATATTCGGGAGGAAAACATTGGGACAAGTTTTAGCGGAGATTTACAG aaaatacGAGGGATATCCGTTTGTAGGAATATTCCGTGCAATTACTCCTTGCCTGCTAGTCAGAGATCCTGATTTTGTGAATAACATTTTAGTGAAAGACCACAAGTCGTTTTACAATAACGACTTCTTCATAGATAAGAAAAATGATCCCCTTTTTGGGCAAAACCCTTTTGTTCTCAGGAATCAAGAATGGAAAGACACCAGGCAAATGCTTACTCCTGGATTTACAAGTGGAAAG ATGAAAAATCTATTCCCTGCAGTGTGGGACGTCAGCAAGGCAATGATAAACTTTATAGAAAGTCATCCAAATGCCATAACGGACGGTATTGAAACAAAGGATTTATCCAAGCGATTTACGTTGGATAACGTGGCTCGGGTGGCATTTGGATTTCAGTGCAACTCATTCGAAGATTATAGGCGAGAATCTGAATTTATGACTCTCGCAAATCGTGTGTTGACGCCTGGTTCACTCAATGCAATATTGCAACAATTAAATGCCATAATGCCATTTTTGGGACAACTCTTATCTGTCAA GTTGGTTCCCAAAGACGTCGAAAAAGAACTCTCAAGTATTGTATCGCGTATTGCCAAGCATAGAAAAGAAAACCTGGAGCAACATAATGACTACTTCCAGTTTATTCTTCAACTTGCaaaggaaaaacatttaactaaCACCGAAGTAGCTGCACATGGAgttacatttttctttgatgGATACGAAAGTTCTGCGGTGGTTTTAacgtttttgttgttaaacCTGGCAACGCATCCAAAATACCAAGAGAAAATCAGGCAAGAAATAAAGACTGTGGAACAAGAAAATGAGGGCGGCATCACTTACGAAACACTTTCAGAATTAAAATGGACGGACGCTTGCGTCTACG AATCGCTAAGATATACTCCGTTCATGGATATTTTCGTGAAAATGTGCACTCAGACATACGAGTATACTCCAGATAACCCggaatttaagaaaatttcggTAAAATTATATCCAGGTGATAGGGTCATTATACCACATAGTATGCTTATGAAGGatgagaaatatttcaaaaacccaGACGAGTTTATCCCAGAAAGGATGATGGAAAGAGATCAAATAagcaaatcaattttctttccCTTTGGGAATGGGCCACGAGCATGCATAG